A region of the Mytilus edulis chromosome 11, xbMytEdul2.2, whole genome shotgun sequence genome:
AGACTACCATGAGGCCTTTCGTGAGTATCAGGGGCCCCATGTAAGGGATACCATGGCCCTTGAGAGGGCCCCAGCCAGTACATGGAAAGTAGAGTTAGAAAAGTATGATAAGAAGTTTGAAAACAAACTTGGTCAAGTCCATGAAAAATTAGACGACATGATGAACCAATCCAAGCAACTCCTCACAAGCCCAATTGCAGGAAGCTGCTTACCTGGCAGACAGACAGGGACAGAAAGTTGCCACCACTGTGGGGGGAGGGGCAATTCCAAAATGGAATGCCCAAATGGAATGCCTTATGAAGGTAAGTCAGTCTCAGGGGGTCCCTCCAACGATAGAGGGCCTCCATGGGAGGGAGTGTGCTACCATTGTCCTAAGCCTGGACATGTTAAGAAGGACTGTCTGGATTTACAGAAGAGGGATAGAACTGTTACCTCCACAATTCAGTCAAGCAGAACAGCAACAGGCCATTAAACTTAAACGGGACTACTCAGGAGGCCGGAGAGAGTCCCCGCAAATGAAGTTAGGCCTCTCAGTAGTTGTGTCTTTACCCCAAGGCAGAGTAGCGGAGGCAGCTATAGTGGGCCCAGGGGTAGGGGCTAGGGAAAGAGAGGGAAAAGAGAACCCAGTGTTGGTTAAGTTTAGAGCAGAGAGTGAGTCGGAGCAATGCTCCAATTCTGACAAAGAGGTATTAAAATGTCTCTGGAACATATTGGGACATGGTGCACCGGAGTTGAACCACAGCCTTCTGCCAGGTGGGTATTTGTTGGTTGAGGAAGTCCTTAAAAGGGACCCAAGCTTTGCCGGGTACTCCTTACCTGATATTCACAAACTAATCAAGGTTGATGTGGACAGGAGGTTCACTTTAATAAAGGACTCAGACAGTGGTTGTTGGAAAATAAGGGCCAACCAGGGGTATTCCTTGATTGTGGATACCCCAGCCATACCATTAGTAGAGAAATGCGAGGTGCCCCAAGGCAACTTAGTTACTGTAACATTGCTCACAGGCGACCAGGAGGGTTCAGTAGCCAATATTATGAGGAAACCCATAGGAGCTATTTTGGCAGTTGATAATGGCAGTAGCATTCAAATGGTTGCTGCCACAACAGAGACAACTTTGGCAAGTGATGAGGAGGCCCAAGAAAGTTGGGACTCCACCTCAGACGGTGAGGCATATACAACTTTGGTAGAAGGGTCAGTGATGAGAAGATAGTCACAGTGTTTCCTACTCCTGTTGTTGACGGAGGAATGACTGACAATACTGAAAACAGTCATACATCCCTCACTTTTGAGGACCCTTCCTCAACAGGAGAAACTGACAGAAAAGCAGCAACAGAAAGCAACAGTCCGCTCAACAATAAAAAGGTATAACTTTCAAATCTCCTGTCAACCAGGAATCTGTATACATTAATCCAGAAAGCCCCGATTTGGGATTGGGGCTACTTTTCAAAACAGATAATGTAGGCACTAGGTATTTCAATCAACAGCAGCCGCCACCAGTAGACAGTGGGACATCAGTCTTTTGTGTGAGCACAGTTAGATCTGGTCCCAACAGAAAACAGTGGGACCCTGGAATTCCCTACCTACACAAAGGTATAAATACAGTGCAAGTGAGGAAAAATGAGACCAGACTCTTCACGACAGAGAACGTATCAGCACAACCTTCGGGTCCAACTATATAGTGGACATGCAACCACTAAATGGCCCGGTTCCAGTTTGTATAAAGACGGGGAAGAGTTGGCATACGATCCAGACAAGAACAATTCACAGTTGTCTGGGTTCCCAATTTGTTGGGAACCCATTGTACTATCTTTCAATTAATCAATAGACCCATGCATACAAAGGGTCCGTTTTGGGGGGATAagttttatactttttaaaaattgttaggGGGATAGGGTATATACCTTTTTAAATTGATgcatattttctctaaatttgatattatttccgtattttattgattttgggcGACAATCACAGGGCCCCCCCTCAGTAGAGGGGGCCTTATTAATAAAACTGGGGGGAGTGTAGTATCCGGAGGGTTAGTTTTAGGTCATCAGACAGACCATCTAGAGATGTCCGAAGCACTTCCCAGAAACCATGCACTTCCGGTTGAATACAATGGCTAATACAGACGACTATTCTGACTAGAAAAGCAATCGGCCGTTCCTGACTGCAGGAACGACCATCCAAGGTATATATCGGTCTTGGGATATACTCGGGATCACAACACTCTTTAATAACGTATGCTCTAAATCCAATTACGTTTGTTTGTACATGCGTTTATTTGCTTTTTGAGAAAAAGGCATTTTATTAAATTGAcattcatttaatatatttcattaactttaaaCGTTTTCATACTCTTGAATCAttcatatgttgttactaatacatatacaaaaactacaatattttacaattgGCAATTTACACAATTGACCTAGATTCGGCGACTTTCATGTTTGCTGATCTTAACCTAAATCTGAATAATACATTGCACGTGATATGCGTGTTAACAAGAGAAAGGGAAATTCACGGAAGAGCCTACAAAAACGTTCTATACACATCGGACATCGAAATTACCGGAATTAACCtaattagaatcgaaataattgatgcaagctattctttattgtagttttaacatagaTAGGCATTTTATTCGTGGTATGGTAGCCTTTGCTATCGCTCGGGctaaaataatcacgaatatacaTGTAATGCCTGTTAAAACAACCAACAAGTATAGCTTATAGATATAAGGAgctgtggtataagtgccaatgagacaactctccatccaagtcacaatttaaaaaaaaaacatttataggtcaaagtacggtctttaacacatAGCCTTGCATCtattatttcttaattcaaacACGTATGTTTTCAAAAAACTTTCGATCAAATTCgaataaaagattaaaatacGAGTTTAGGAGCTTGTTATTAAGTGGTTCTCTTGCTACATATTTGTATTTTCGTTCCTTCTTTGTCCTAATAGGTCTGTTCATTTACGCTTCATATAGTGATATTCCTGTAGCTGGGTGAGCTGTTGAGCTTATCCCGTAAGCATCTCCTGTACAGTTGCTGCACTGTATTTATTGTGTAGATTTGCTATTTGTTCGGTTTTGTTGATCAGTTGCTTGTGTAAAGTTTGCTTTGACCTAAAGTtattaatttctgagtcatttgtggagagttatctcattgacaatcataccacatagtctTTATTTCATATTAGCCAATGGGGACTgtaacatattaaataaattgattaattgttggttgctaaatgtgcagtggcaaatatgtcatacaTGTTTAGAACGACGACGAATCAAcaatatgtatgttttgtatttGGGTTTTTAGGTCAGGGAAATTATGAATGTCAATAGTAAATTGCATGAGGTCAAACATGTAGCATTTCAACAGGTAACGTTACACAGATGatttcggatatgttccttatgtcgtaattacaatccTCTTTACTTTTTACTACGAATTTGACCTTACGAATacgactatttaccgggtttttaATACCATAAACAAAACGACGGGTGTCCATataaagcaggatctgcttacctttctcgagcacctgagatcacccccagttttttgtggAGGTCTTTGTTGTGTCTtagtatttgtctgtttgtctttttagctATGGGATTGTCAGTTAATTTTTATCTATGAGCtcgactgtccctctgatatctttcacCCTCTCCCTCTTTTATATTCAAGATGGGGTTATTGACTTCCAGAAATCATGGTTCTTTTTCTTCATGAGGCATGTGACCTTACGTCCTCATTCTGACGCGACGAGGCTGAGTACTTGTACGAAATTATGTCCTGAAAGACcggaacagaaacaaaaaatatcGTTATCCATTCAAGGAATATTGCCACTTTTGACCTGAACTTAATGAAAAAAGATCcgatttaaaaattttgaaaattcttttttGAACCTCAGATCTGACTTGAAAAAACAATTAAGGTATTTTATATGATTTCACAAAAGATTTACACAATATgtcaaaacaaagaaaatgattaCTCATTGCTTTTAACTGCAGGAAATCATCAACTGCTGTACTAATCTCAAGGGAACcaaaataataaatactttacactacattttaaatacataataCTCTTCGTGTGTTTATATCATCGGAACATAGCAGGTTGTAGCTTACATTATATTGCAAAGCCACCTTTCAATCAtttcctttttttcatttcaaggCAAACACTATTGAGATGAAGGATCGCTTTATTAAGGATATCAAGACAATGTTCCATGGGTATGAAAAAAAAGATCACCTACACCTTGACACGGTATATTTCATAAATGGTATAGATAAAAACGACGCAGAAATAAAATCCATGACTGATCAAGTTGTCCTGTTTGCAATGAAACAAAATTCGTGGGGGCAGCGACGACCAATGCAATGGGTTCCGTTAGAGCTACAAATTTCCAAAATGAGAATGAAGAATGTAAACATCATATCAAAGGAGGACCTCCTACATGTCAACATGCTAAATAGGGACTTAGCTTTAGATGAACATCAATTGAACGCCTTTCTTTTAGTCCAGCATTCTCTTGGTAAGCTGATGTATTACGATTTGGACGGGTTAAACCAGTTCATCATCATTCATCCTCCCGCATTGGTTAACATACTGAGGTCATTCGTAACAGATGAAAAGTTCTTTCCAGCAAATCCAAGTTTAAAGGCAATTCTCCAAAATATGACCGACACAGGAAAAATATACAAGCAAGACCTTCTTCAACTTTGGCAACAGGACCATTTTCATCAATACATGCAAGATGATTCCATCAAAGACTTTGTTATACAGCTCTTGATATATTTAGACATTCTTATTATCCCAAAGGCGTCCAAACAAATTTCCCATGTATACCTTGTACCATGCATGATCAAGGCCCCGAGACCATCTTCCTTTAATGTAGCCGATAATCAGGGAGTAAACACGATATGTTTGAGGTATACATTAGCGCGATCTTCGATTCCAACTTCGCTGGCTTACAAAATAATTGGAGCTTCAATAAGCGCATGGCCTTTGAAAGTTGAAGATAATAAACCATGTCTGTATCATAAAGCAGCATTGTTCAATGTGAGTGAAGATAATGAACTTAGAATATGGTTAAAAGATAATCGTGTTCTGGTTAACTTGACAAACAGTGACTCGTTACTTTCGTTATCGCCTGATATTGCGGCAAGCGTACAAGAATGTCTAACGAATAATATTGAGTCCTGTCTATTATTCCATTATAATAGCTTCGGCAGGAAATTGAAACGGACTCAAATATCTGACTTATACACTATGGAAATAGGCACTTCATGTGAAAACAGTGTTTGCTTTACAGCACCAGAGCATGTCATGATGAACGAAAGGTGGACATGTGGAAACGGAAAGGTCCATGACACAAGATACTTACGGTTCTGGTTATTCAACAAGGTAAGATGATGTTATTTTGTTTaagattttaattcatttttattggGTTAAATTCAAAGCCGCGATGGATTTCGTTTGATTACGATATAAATTAAATATGCATATTTAAGAAGTTATACAAGGACAACACAATAATACTATCACTGCAAAACGGACATAAACATAAgcattttttaaaaacagaaatatttcgTGACTAAAAGAGTTTTTCAAATGTCAATGGTGGCTTAAATTGGCCAAGTATGCTCGACGGACATTTCCTTTTAAGAATCTAAATTGTAATTTAAGTTTTGTGCCATGATGTAGACAGAAGCAATATAAGTAAAATATGCGTTTGAGTTTATTCTAATAGTTGTCATTGGTAACCCTTACAACAATGcatgtttacatatatatttaaaataattatacaattGCAGAGCCAACAGAAATGTGGACCTGAATGTAaaggtaattatatatatataaaaaaaaacaattatccaaaaaatcaAGTAGGATATATAATAATACCTTTATTAGTAATGCTAAATTCAATAACAAATTTCTAAGTCagataaaaaaatagaaaaaaagaaaacatgtacatagAACAACTATGTCCAGTTTTAGCCggatttttgggaaaaaaataattaagagaCACAACGTGATCAACGCAAATGATCTATATATTTTACAGCTTGAAGTTTTTTAAATCACTCACTTGAAAATGCAGTTATGTCTTTCCCTGATACTTTTTATCGTCACATCTTTTGATTATTATCAACAAAGGCACCTAAAACCTTgtgcttataattttttttggttaagACATAGTTAATAAATATATAGCTATATTATCCGGAAAAGATTATACTTAGTCAGAAATATAacaattgttttctatttttaccGCCGTTGTTGATATAGTCAAacctttcatttttgttttgtttattgacTTCCCATGTTTTATTGACCTTGTAAGTCAGTTCTCAAATATGTTTTTAAGGAGCTTTTCGGGAATTTAATGTGTCGTTTTgttaatgtaaaaacaaacaacttAAAAGTTCAGACATGGTTTGAACACAAAGATTTTGCTAGATTTTTAAATACACATATCATtgattatactgcaatcagctattttgcTATACAGaaaaagctatacgtataaacgttagctttttacgtcaatgacctcaactaatCTATAATCCCCGCCTTCTTACCGGAAATACTGTATTTCCccaacaacgtcacgtcacaaccatgacaacgtgtagtaacaatggtcaaacttttatgaatttaaacttgttatgtcttctaattggtaatttatataccatgtttattaaatattattaattaagttcattttccctatctaattccttaaattgtcaaTGTCTTAACACGTAGACTACgttcatagggaaataccccaaaatggtaccccaaaaaggaaattccaaacacttttttcaacaatatttgttacacatttttttattttttatttttattttttatcgatttcagtataaaaacaatatacgtatagtgtcttgaaatatgaaatttatttgtacttgGCACGAAACAGGGAAAATGCTCGGTATAACCTCGCAtttcccccgtttctaagcctcatacaaataaactTCACTAAAAAGATCGATAATTATCTTAGATACATCGAATTGATAAGAAGGTTTGATGGCCAATAATGTTCCATATGAAAGTACATTTATAAATCTAGTTCGGCACGTCACATTTTGAAAACAAGACGAATGGAATAATTCCTCTTTCAAAACATcgttctctgttcaatttatgtttaaaaaccACTGTTACAAACACTCATATGGCGTCAACCTAGGAAATAACCTTCATCCTGAATTAGTTCAGTCGAACatacctccttattttaaagatcagtctgtaccaataatttctgaTATCTATATCAAACGAATTGCAACTAAAAATGTTAAtaacaaacacgttttgcaggatatCAAcatcaagtctaaacctcctgattgcacatGTGCCAGTTTACAgttcacatataatccggctggccacgttatCACTGGagacctcaacattgtcaataacacttccctgCGAAATTTGTTATCTAAATGTCCAAAATATcatgagcctaaatccatcaattggaaatacaactatAAAATACCAATGAATttagtcgaggattatgccaggcaatgggcttaACGCGAGAATGAAGACAtagatactctttccgaatggattaaggctgtAAGGTCGTTGGTACACATCCGAATTGAGAAACTAAATGGGTATATCAATACTCACTTACGTCAATTTTAATAGACCCAAATGTTACAAAACACTTGTTCTACCTCCATGACCAATATGGTATTGTCCCTGCAGATACAGCCTCAAACTAaatatcgtttttgtgtgtaaatatcattacataaactgcttgataaatgaattacgTATTGACAATTCagcttggaaactcaacatataccctcacgacacttactgTAGAGGACGTCTTGGATACTATGTTCCTCCGAATTGCAACCCACGAACTGGATCTTCTATCACTGTATTGGATaactaaactacataagtgtccttacaaaaaaacggtatattgctgggtcttccaagtggtCCGCAAAACCTCtttttcaaaattatcaaaatccattttatcagcaatcaacgCCGGGatccaaagttattgtgaaattgCCTTTTtaagaggtggcgtgaatcagaagTTGTTACTAAAAAAAGTCCGAAGATTTTCTAGACTACATACAATATAAGACTCTCTCATCTTCCtatatagtattaaaacatttgacttttctttaCTTTACATAAGTATTCACTATTCCAAACTCAAAGACAAATTGAAAGTGTTGGTATAAATTGGTTTCATTAAAACATAATGGCGAATGTAGATACAATTATattgtcttggggagggataaatcctatgTTGTAAAGAattactctgattcaaacaaaaattctctgaaacagacattttaaaaatgttagatttcttgattgacaacatatctgttacgtttgaaggacgtgtttttcaacaaactgtcggaACAAATTgcgcccctcttcttgtcgacttgtttctttattattattaggctgaattcatacaggaacttctaaggAAGAAACCTAAGAAATGAGCAACATCCTTTagctttacgttccgctatatataTGATCTCTAAGTGCTCTCacttaataatataaaatttagtgactatgttgaacgaatccaTCCCACTGAACTAGATATAAAGGATAATGCAATAATACCGTTAAGTCTGCCTGATATCTTGACTTactctagaaattgacaatgagggtcggttgaaaacaaaactttacgacaaaagaaatgatttcagcttcccaatcgTGAACTCTCCATTTCTATGTAGCTACATTCCAGCGGCGCcggcatacggagtatatatctccaaattgaaaCGATATttcagggcttgtatttcctatcatgatgtccttgatagaggattgctgctcacaaggaagctatttaatcaaaagttccaaatggtgaagttgaaattatcccttcctTAATTTTTCGGaagccatcacgaattggttgaccgttatggaataaccgtttcatagatgattccggatatgttccttatgtgtcggaactacaatacccttcgattttgacctaccgaataagactttttaaccgatttgtaataacataagcaacacgacggatgccacatgtggagcagaatctgctaaCCCTCTGGAGCACCAgagatcaccactagtttttggtgggattcatGTTGCttatcttaagttttctatgttttggcCTCTgaacttttgtttttctgtttctcgtttttgtagccatggcgttgtaagtttttttcaatctatgagtttcaCTGTCCCTCTGGTAGTTTTCGTCCcttttttcttttccattatcatcttttcaaaaaatattccaCAACTATCAACCATGATggttggaactcttggtttaatagtacATTGTAGTTTCTGGATGAGGAAAAAACTATCGACTTTGTTTACTGTTAACATTTTGTTGTATGTAAGTCGTATTTGTTGTTACCATAAACATAACTTTATTTGAGGGCCAACTATATATTTCCTTTTATTACAAGGGCTCAATGACAACGAATTGAAAACAGCACCAAGTGACAAGCACCTTGTTAGATTGGGATGTCAAATTGGAATAAGGGCatttgacaattttttcattCAATTGGGAATGGATAGGAAGGCATTGG
Encoded here:
- the LOC139494495 gene encoding uncharacterized protein, with translation MTDNTENSHTSLTFEDPSSTGETDRKAATESNSPLNNKKANTIEMKDRFIKDIKTMFHGYEKKDHLHLDTVYFINGIDKNDAEIKSMTDQVVLFAMKQNSWGQRRPMQWVPLELQISKMRMKNVNIISKEDLLHVNMLNRDLALDEHQLNAFLLVQHSLGKLMYYDLDGLNQFIIIHPPALVNILRSFVTDEKFFPANPSLKAILQNMTDTGKIYKQDLLQLWQQDHFHQYMQDDSIKDFVIQLLIYLDILIIPKASKQISHVYLVPCMIKAPRPSSFNVADNQGVNTICLRYTLARSSIPTSLAYKIIGASISAWPLKVEDNKPCLYHKAALFNVSEDNELRIWLKDNRVLVNLTNSDSLLSLSPDIAASVQECLTNNIESCLLFHYNSFGRKLKRTQISDLYTMEIGTSCENSVCFTAPEHVMMNERWTCGNGKVHDTRYLRFWLFNKSQQKCGPECKGLNDNELKTAPSDKHLVRLGCQIGIRAFDNFFIQLGMDRKALDTIEYTYASHSPGDIMSMALIQWKNSKIIELEDPTLKELADALHATEMDSHLICQVFREKAKLLEIADLNLQVIPSDQHLKILSNHIGNCPFQLGIELGLSYKDVKQSLFSFPRNLPGLVESILAKWKKNLKVTTIHSLIMALGRVDAGGFKCLLETSKCPCSYLQK